A genome region from Arachis duranensis cultivar V14167 chromosome 6, aradu.V14167.gnm2.J7QH, whole genome shotgun sequence includes the following:
- the LOC107493392 gene encoding uncharacterized protein LOC107493392, whose translation MRKLLSSLRLALLFSTLESRARSPSSHHLAAPPKPYSQRASTQPRSSQQHRPSNALPSSALPSEYRPSSVEAFFLVTASTDPAAFFPVAPKRGFATHPRSIAERVRRARISERIKKLQGLLPKSDKFILKVEILCGMYRDIGCIQRYANPLHCILMTIKHKIGANNVYLMDCCWLLTCLFHC comes from the exons CTGCTCTCTTCTCTCCGTCTCGCACTCTTGTTCTCTACACTGGAGTCTCGAGCTCGAAGCCCTTCCTCCCACCACCTGGCAGCGCCGCCGAAGCCTTATTCCCAGCGAGCATCGACCCAGCCGCGCTCTTCCCAGCAGCACCGACCCAGCAATGCTCTTCCCAGCAGCGCTCTTCCCAGCGAGTACCGACCCAGCAGCGTCGAAGCCTTCTTCCTAGTGACAGCGAGCACGGACCCAGCAGCGTTCTTCCCAGTAGCGCCGAAGAGAGGCTTTGCCACTCACCCTAGAAGCATTGCAGAGAGG GTACGAAGAGCACGAATTAGCGAAAGAATCAAGAAATTGCAAGGCCTTCTCCCGAAATCTGACAAG TTCATCCTGAAAGTTGAAATCCTATGCGGTATGTATCGAG ATATAGGATGCATCCAGAGATATGCAAATCCTCTTCACTGCATTTTGATGacaataaagcataaaataggaGCTAATAATGTATATTTGATGGATTGCTGTTGGTTGTTGACTTGTTTATTTCATTGTTGA